A region of the Siniperca chuatsi isolate FFG_IHB_CAS linkage group LG23, ASM2008510v1, whole genome shotgun sequence genome:
GAAGCCGATTTCTGccaagaaaggaaaagaaaaatagatgaAATGTTAGTCaggataaaaataaagatgCTCGTGGTAAGACGCAACTCTGACTTATTTAGTTAAGTAAAAATTAGTAGATAAAAGTCACAAGATTATGAGAAAGTTGACTCACTATCTCATCATTTTGAGCTAATAAGTCTAAAATCTGACAttgtatttcacatttttagaCTTAAATCATGAtgacattcatttttttccttttcccgGTGAAACTGGGCTTCCACAGAGAATTTGGAGcggatgaaaaacaaaaatataaaggcAAGGGAAGATaggtgtttgtttatttcctcaGTACGTCCATTACCACTTGGCTCCACCCGCCCTGCGCAGGCTCATCACAACATTTTTACCAGCACACTCCACTTCCCTGTTTGATTGTGACATAAAAAGCTGAGAAATGTGGTCACATGTTGTCGCATCATTAACACCACCCATCTGAGATACACCACTGATGGAAATTATATGTGGTTTAACGCTGCGGATGGGATTCAAAACATACACCCAGCATATCACAACCACACCACGTCTAATCGAACCATCTATAAACTATTGTGTAAAcatcaaggctggattaccaaacATAATGAAGCTTCCATGCGTAGTCTGCCATCTGCAATGCACCTGATGGGTAGTTatgaacaggaagaggaagaaataaacaaatgcatgaAATGTGCATTTGCACTTGTTTCTCAATTcctttcttttatatttttgtggtgtgaaagcagCAGGTATGTGATGAGTGCAAGTCGGAATGAAAACTAATCTGAACTAAATGAATATCTAAATAAATGATGGGGCAGACTGAGGGCTTTCCTGCATAGCATCATCAGGTATGGGACACTCCCAATTTGTACAAAACCTTCCaacaaattgaaatatattttaacaacactaagagtctgcagccatgctagcagctctgcgaGGCTGTGTCCAGCAGTGCTTCGAGGTAAATGCTATCGTCAGCGTGCTATCATGCTCACAAccacaatgctaacatgctaatgtttagcaggtgtatatatatgttcaccatcttagttcagcGTGTTAGCTtgctacagctgaggctgatgggaacgtcatcagttctgcaggtatttggtcatgaaccgAAGTACTGGACACATTTTGACCGCTAGATAAAAAAttagaggatcaccaaagtcattacagttcatcctgaggggaacatgaatgtctgaaccacacTGCAACACAATCCacccagtagttgttgagatattttagtggTGGGATCAACATTAACATCCATAGAGCTGTGTGGTTAGCGTGGCTAAATATCTCCGAGGCCCGTGTCGACAGTGTCACATACAGAGCGGGTGTAGCCCACTCTCTCTCTGAGTCATTTTAGATCATAACTCTGTTGCCTAAGTTGAACATTTGGGGTGACTTCTGCTGTGGAATATTTGTTAGTAATGTTTTGGTGAAGCACCGAGgactcactctctcttcctctctgtctctctttccagCAAGTCGAGGTCGATGGACAGCAGTGTATGTTGGAGATCCTGGACACAGCAGGAACAGTAAGATCTGTCTAGCTGttgcatctgtctctctgtctgtctgtctgtctgtctgtctgtctgtctgtctgtctgtcttaccCTCCCTACCCTTGAACAcccttgtgtttttctttctgttcatcTACTAAGATTTCTCTTCATTGGAactaagaaaaacagacaaagaccAAAGGGACACTGAAGTATacaggggtgtccacatacttttggccatatacatgtatttttccatCTCCCtgaccacctgtctgtctgtgtgtgtgacctgtctgtctgtaggagCAGTTCACGGCGATGAGAGACCTGTACATGAAGAACGGTCAGGGTTTCGCTCTGGTTTACTCCATCACGGCTCAGTCGACCTTCAACGACCTTCAGGACCTCCGAGAGCAGATCCTCAGAGTGAAGGACACCGAGGACGTacgacacgcacacacacacacacacacacacacacaccttacacctgtcagtatagagagccaaagtcatgatgtcacttcctgtctagcctctgttccactagaTTCTGTAACTCATCTAGTCTTTCTGAACAAGACAAATCGCTTCCTTCTTTAAGATATTAGAAACTGAAACctttataattttaataaagTCAAACAACAATTACATTGTGGGCGcagaaaaaaactacagctcccatgaaaattTACCAGCAGACCTCTACAGCGTtcgctcctctcctgctgttattacagacatgtctgaacTAACTGCGACTCCTCGCAACTCCTCTCTTGTTAAGCCGTGGCGTTTTAACCCACGAACAtctagggcttatgggaaatggtgttcgtCGAGATATACGATATTAGTTTTTATGAAAACTACCGTCCTTATCTAAACATATGACACGAGCCACACGACACACTGTTGATGaaggctggatttttagttattagcgTCGTcacaaatgtgattttgaatgaggttttcttaagTTCTGGTTTCACTTGGGCTCTCCATCGGTTATATAAATAACCCTCGCTCCCAGCTCTTTAACTAAGCCTCACTGTTGCTGTTCTCACCTGCAGTTTAATACTGGTGTATTCAGTTAGAACTACAAACAAACATGTACGTCACAGGTGTCCGGTTAGACTGTCCGGTCACCAGAAGTTAATccacacctgccagccaatcagaattgaGAATCTTTAGTGGCCTTGTTATTAATATAAGTAATTTATCAATGCATAGACATTTTAAATTCCTTTCCGTTGAAAGCTGCAACTGAGCACAGGGTGTGCGTTttaacatgaataaaaacaaacaaagagtaaaacacagtttaaaagGAAATCGTAGAAATAGAAAGTGGGACTTAAAAAAACTACCGTCCTTATGTAAACACATGAAGCGAGAACACGCTGCTCAGTTCCAAGGCAggattttttgttgttaatgtAGTTACAAATGTCgatgggattttgaatgaggttttcttacttctggaacagaatcCGGATGGAACCAGTCTCACGTCGACTCTCTGTAacgcaatacagttcaacagcaccacaaacgaCATCCTCAAACAAATGGCCATGCAGTTGAATCAACAcgtctctaaaacagtttcaacatgaactttataaccttcatgaaagGAGGATCTATTGCAGGAATGTtgtgttagactgcattagttttagccaggtgcacctaataaactggcaaatgAATGTTCATCTTTTATGACTCAGAGTTTTAGCTTTTTGCTGCCCCCTTCTGGATTATGGTTTTATAACCTCGGGGGGGCGGGGCGGTGCAGGATGAGACAGCTTGGAGTGATTAATCAAGTAAAGTGACACCCAGAGACTTCTGAATCCAGGGCAGCACTTCACATTCTCTGTATATGTTGTACATTAAGTGCTTTGCGGTGCTTTTAATTTGCtgcactgcagtgttttctaACCTCATGAAGCTAATAACATCCAGCTGTAAAACACATGCTGTAAAGCTAAAAAcctgacatttattttcattattgctcaattttttaaataattttttttttgtttaatcattggaccaacagtccaaaatccaaagatatctAATTTATGATGGTATAACATATAGGAAAGcggcaaatcctcatatttgacaGTTagaaaccagagaatgtttggcacttttgcttgataaatgattaatgatGAAGTGTTGTTGATCAGTTGTCATTCAATCAGCTATTTTATTACatgactaattgttttagctctaGAGTTTAACTAGTGATGAAATGAAGCTTTCCAAACCATTCAGCCACTTTGAAGCAATTGTGCTGAACCGGTTAATTGGCACAGTGTAAATGGTGACATCTGCTGGCCAACTCTCTTTATATGGAAAGATAAAATGCAAGACCTCATAATGAAACGCTGAATGAAAATACAAGTGAAGCCAGAGTATATGGCTCTGCTTTTAAATATTATGGAAGCTTGACAGAAAAGTCCCGTATTTAAAATAAGCTCGACACCTCTCTGATACCTGTGTGACGTAACAAGGCCTCGTTTGTGGTGGTCAGataattattttgtgtgttgaaGTGAGCCATGTACATCTTGCCGCAATGCTTGTGCTTTGAAAGGTCGATACTCTAAGAAGCTTTTAGCACAGCATCACTGAGCTTATTGTATTCTCAACTTAACAGGTTGTGTTGGAATGCATGAATGTGAATATGAATACTCTGTGTGACGCCGCAGGTTCCCATGATCCTGGTTGGAAACAAGTGCGACCTGGAGGTGGAGCGTGTGGTGGCCAAAGAGTCCGGCATCGGCCTCGCCCGCCAGTGGAACTCCTGCGCCTTCCTGGAGACTTCAGCCAAGAGCAAGATCAACGTCAACGAGGTGACCACGCACACTTTGTTTAGATATACATTAGAGGTCTTCACAGGTAATAACCCAGGACCCGAGATGTGCCAGGTCcaaattacagtatattcagtCTAGTTGGGTCCAGGTAGGGTCTGGTTCTGTTGTGAGTCAGTGTGTCTAATACCCGAGTGGCTCCAACCGGACTCTTTATTAGCTCTAGCAGCTGCTTGTTAATTGGTGGAGCATTATGCTGATGCCAGTGTTCTTTCTGTATTGGGCTCTGTTCGAGGGGACCACATTTTGGATCGGGTCTAAGTGGCCACCAATCTATTTCGGACCAGGTCTGGAGTCCTTTTCTGATCTGGTCTCTTGTTTCGAAAATGAATCTCTGCATGTCGGGTTTAGGTAGGTATTTGGTTAGGTTGGATGAGGTCTAACATTTTGgaactatccatccatccattttcgaCGGCTTATCCAGGTACGCGTcatggtggcagcaggctaagcaaggtagCCCTCCTCCCTAACCCTGTTCTCCAGCTCCTTCAGGATGATCCCAAGACCTTGACAGGCCAGATGGGGCATGTAATCCATCCAGTGTGCTCTGGGTCTGCCCCAGGGCCTCCCGCCAGTTGGGCAAACTCGAGGAGGCATCCTTATCAGATGCCCGAACAACCTCAACTGTCTCCTTTTGACGTAAAGGGAGCGGTGGTTCTTCTCCGAGCTCCCTTCTgatgtctgagctccttaccCTATCCTATCTCTTAAGACCAGGGTATGCGTGAAACAACCTAGTCCACATGACATGTACTCCAACTTCGTCTGAAATCCAAAGTGTTTATAGCTACCATCAGTAGCTATTCTCCTCAAATTGCGATGTTGGGAAAAATGCGGGGGAAGGGTTGTCAACCATCTAACAAGCACTTCGGTTGAAGCATACTGACCACTAAAGGTAGATCCCAGCCACCCTGCGATGCGGAGATTCACTTTGGCcacttgtatccgcgatcttattcttcggtcactacccaaagctcatgaccatggGTGAGGGTTGGAACGTATCTTGACCGGTGAATCAggctcagctccctcttcaccacaacTGTCCGATACAACATCTGCATCACTGCTGACCCCTCTCAGTCTCACAAGCCATCTTACCCTCACTCATGAACAGGACCctgagatacttaaactcctttGCTTGGGGCAGCAACTCATTTAGAACCTGGTTTTCAGGTACCATGTCCTCAGACTTGGAGCTGCTGACTCTCTTCCAACCAGGTTGAAGTAACCTCACCTGGACTGAACCGTGGTCACTCAATACAGAGGTTCCCAACTCCTGGTCCGTGGAGCCTCAGAACATTTGCTTCCGGGCTCATGGAAACCATGTGTATCTGCAAAAAATGctgaataataattataaagCTTTATGGGCTGTTATAGACTATTTGTTTGGTAATTACCTTGAACTCCAGCACAGTCTTTGCTTGTCGGCCAGTTgacatttatgtatgtgtgtgtgtgcagatctTCTATGACCTTGTGCGACAGATTAACAGGAAGAGTCCAGTTCCAGGGAAAACTCGCAAAAAGTCCACCTGTCAACTTCTCTAATGACAGGTAAGTGTTTAGTATACACATAAATTATTAGACACACAAACTGTTGTACACacttttaatttttcttctctctctccagtttTCTGCTCACCTGACCgacaaccaaccaaccaatcacaCCACATCTTCCAGCTGGCCACGCCCCTTTAACACAACCATGTCATCATCAAACATCAGCCACCTCTGACCTCTGTTCCCGTGATGACCACACCGCCCATCCCCTCACCACACTGTCTGACGGAGACGGTTGCCTTGGAAACATTAAAACCAAACATCAAAAGACTGTGGCGGCGATGATGATAATGATTCTGCTGTTGCAGGAATGGGGGCTGTCCAAACAACTGCCCAAATTTAAACAACAGTTCCCATCATGCTCTCTGCTAGGCCATTTAGCGCTGGGGAGTGGCTTCTTGCTTTTAATGTTAAAcgtttctttcctttcctttactttattttccttttttatgtcCCGAGCCATTCACACGCAGTTTGACCACTTCACTGTCAGCCATGTTGTTGCCACTGTTACCCCGGTGATGTCACGGCTAACAtggctgactgtgtgtgtgtgtgtgtgtggctctggTAGAACCTGTGGATCCATACAGTGGTTATTATTACAgtggttattattataattctGTGTGAAAAGATATAaaagtcatttaatgtttttgtttttgatttttttggggTGGGGCGGGGCGTTAGGGGGTGCAGCAGGTTGTGCGGTCAGCTCACCGCGCTGGTAGCTTTGAGCTAACTTAAGTTAGCTGACAGCTAGAGGAGTGCATTGGCAATATTCGGAGAAAATGCTAACTATCCAAATTTGCTACTTGTTGGGTGTTAGCTTTGTTAGTATATTTTTAAAGACGTTAATGTGTACTTTGGGCTACCTTGTTAGCCTAGCAGCTAGTAAAATACATTAGAAATATTGTGAGCAAATTATGCTGTTTGTTTGCATTATTAGTATATCCCCAAGGAAACTGATGGTAGCTGTTGTCCAAGGGCTAGCTCCTAGTCCCAGTAGCAAATGAAATGCTTCGGCATTGTTAGGAGGGAGTGCTAACTATGCTAACACACTCCATGTGGAGTGTTATAGTTGTTTATTCACAAATAAATGGGTAGTGGTGGCTGTGAGCTAGCTTGTCAGTTAGCTGCAAGCTAGTTTGCCAGTTAGGTAAAGGTAGCAATGCTGacatgctgtttgtgtgttgagtttcaaaacattaacagtGAAGCATTTAGGGGCACTATAGCAAAAATCAAGCAGTgttctgttaaaaaatatatagtaatGGGTGCTGTCAGTTGTGGGCTAGTGTGTTGGCTAACAGCCAATGCAATATATTTGGTATGTTGTAAGGGAATGCTAACAATGCCATAACttcaaagaaacaaataaatgatagTAGCTGCGTGCTAACTTGTTAGCGTAGTAGTGCGGTGAGCTGACTCTAGATCTGCTGCTCAGGGCGGACATGTTGCCTTTAGACAGCAGACTCACACTGGTCCAGT
Encoded here:
- the LOC122871593 gene encoding ras-related protein Rap-1b, with the protein product MREYKLVVLGSGGVGKSALTVQFVQGIFVEKYDPTIEDSYRKQVEVDGQQCMLEILDTAGTEQFTAMRDLYMKNGQGFALVYSITAQSTFNDLQDLREQILRVKDTEDVPMILVGNKCDLEVERVVAKESGIGLARQWNSCAFLETSAKSKINVNEIFYDLVRQINRKSPVPGKTRKKSTCQLL